In the genome of Raphanus sativus cultivar WK10039 chromosome 4, ASM80110v3, whole genome shotgun sequence, one region contains:
- the LOC108850915 gene encoding F-box protein DOR-like, which produces MYQSAKKAADVANAKAIARCRCLSKLCASVLSSQYFTELFLTKSSVSPQLLFAFEAGREISIFSSPQPENPEDSSYVVAANHLARFPRSYRFSAPTSGFFCYKVKHTCEGVDVPEFVPVICNPSTGQSLTLQRLNSRKKYGGETYLGYDPVSKDFKVLSMEHSFVSGELISVEHQVLTLGTNKLSWRMVECCIPHFCSHKWICISGVIYYAATAAGSKVELSMVACFDLRSEKFYFVKLSRERPGSTTLVNYNGKLGLLMSGDSGYISRASKSLELWVLRDAGNNEWSKHIYVLPPLWKDVVARDMQIRIAGMVGVNEIVLAPTWFQNVPFYVIYFNVERKTITKVGFQGMEAFRGKSFDTYLNYVENVKLI; this is translated from the exons ATGTATCAAT CTGCAAAGAAAGCCGCTGACGTGGCCAATGCTAAGGCGATAGCGAGATGTCGTTGCTTATCCAAGCTCTGTGCGTCTGTACTTAGCAGTCAATATTTCACAGAATTGTTCTTGACCAAATCTTCTGTTAGCCCTCAGCTTCTGTTCGCCTTCGAGGCTGGCAGAGAGATATCCATTTTTTCTTCGCCTCAGCCTGAAAATCCAGAAGATAGCTCGTATGTTGTAGCTGCCAATCACCTTGCACGTTTCCCACGTTCCTATAGATTCTCTGCTCCTACCAGTGGCTTCTTCTGTTATAAAGTTAAACATACATGTGAAGGGGTGGACGTTCCAGAGTTTGTTCCGGTGATATGTAACCCCAGCACGGGACAGTCCTTGACCTTACAAAGATTGAACTCGAGAAAGAAGTATGGAGGGGAAACCTATCTTGGGTATGACCCTGTTTCCAAAGACTTCAAGGTATTGTCAATGGAACACTCGTTTGTAAGTGGTGAGTTGATCTCTGTGGAGCACCAAGTTCTGACATTAGGAACCAATAAATTGTCATGGAGGATGGTCGAATGTTGCATACCACATTTTTGTTCTCATAAGTGGATATGCATCAGTGGTGTTATCTACTACGCAGCTACAGCAGCCGGATCTAAAGTGGAATTATCTATGGTAGCTTGTTTTGATTTGAGGTCTGAGAAGTTCTACTTTGTGAAATTAAGTAGAGAAAGGCCTGGTTCAACAACTCTGGTAAATTACAATGGAAAACTGGGTTTGCTTATGTCTGGAGATTCTGGTTATATTAGTCGAGCAAGTAAAAGTCTTGAGCTGTGGGTTCTACGAGATGCTGGAAACAATGAGTGGTCCAAGCATATATACGTATTACCACCTCTGTGGAAGGATGTAGTTGCCAGGGACATGCAAATACGCATTGCTGGAATGGTTGGTGTAAATGAAATTGTCTTGGCTCCTACTTGGTTCCAAAACGTGCCTTTCTATGTCATCTACTTCAACGTGGAGAGAAAAACGATCACAAAAGTTGGCTTCCAAGGAATGGAAGCGTTTCGGGGTAAGAGTTTCGACACCTATCTCAACTACGTTGAGAATGTGAAGCTTATTTAA
- the LOC108810180 gene encoding vesicle-associated membrane protein 725-like: protein MGQKNLIYSFVGRGTVILVEYTEFKGNFTSVAAQCLQKLPSSNNKFTYNCDGHTFNYLVENGFTYCVVAVEAVGRQIPMAFLERIKEDFSKRYGGGKATNAKPNSLNKEFGSKLKEHMQYCVDHPEEINKLAKVKAQVTEVKGVMMENIEKVLDRGEKIELLVDKTEDLRSHAQDFRTQGTKIRRKMWWENMKIKLIVAGIIIALILIIIISVCPGFKCT, encoded by the exons ATGGGACAAAAGAATTTGATCTACAGCTTCGTTGGTCGTGGCACGGTGATTCTTGTCGAGTATACTGAGTTTAAAGGCAATTTTACTTCCGTCGCTGCACAATGCCTCCAGAAACTCCCTTCTTCAAACAACAAGTTTACCTACAACTGCGACGGTCACACCTTTAATTACCTCGTCGAAAATGGCTTCA CGTATTGCGTTGTTGCTGTTGAAGCTGTTGGGAGGCAGATTCCAATGGCCTTCTTGGAGCGAATCAAAGAAGATTTCAGCAAGAGATATGGTGGTGGGAAGGCCACCAATGCTAAACCCAACAGCTTGAACAAAGAGTTTGG GTCTAAGCTAAAGGAGCATATGCAGTACTGTGTGGATCATCCTGAGGAGATTAACAAACTTGCTAAGGTTAAGGCTCAAGTGACTGAGGTGAAAGGAGTTATGATGGAGAACATTGAGAAG GTCCTTGACCGAGGTGAGAAAATTGAGCTTCTAGTGGACAAAACTGAGGACCTTCGTTCACAT GCACAAGATTTCAGAACGCAAGGAACGAAAATAAGAAGAAAGATGTGGTGGGAGAACATGAAGATTAAGCTCATAGTCGCTGGTATCATCATTGCCTTgattctcatcatcatcatctcggTTTGTCCTGGTTTCAAGTGTACTTGA
- the LOC108852231 gene encoding receptor like protein 22, protein MSNSRFRLLSLVSILSLLITATTNFVAAQRCRPDQTETLKRFKNEFAFSSSCTDDAYFLSGVTCDNVTGAVTVLRLPGGCLRGTLRDNSSLFELSHLRYLNLSFNNFASSPLPSSFGQLHNLEVLLLSSNGFLGQVPSSVRNLTKLTQLQLAHNKLTGDLTSLLQNLTNLTRLDVSSNQFYGTIPSFLFTLPSMSYLDLSENHLSGSLEIPFYLPNLRVLKLYHLNITHQIDLRIFSSLESLTYLALSGNSLTPTSVYSDIDFAESLRVLLLSECNIYEFPRFVKSLKNLEYLYLSHNRIKGNVPEWLWSLPRLTSLDLRNNSFTGFEGSSDHLLANSSVQVLDVAYNCFNGSLPDPPRFIINYSVWNNSFTGEIPLSTCNRTFLDVLDLSYNKFTGLIPPCLSNISIVNLRKNKLEGNIPDEFYTGSSTQTLDLGYNQLTGKLPRSLLNCSLLKFVSVDHNRIDDSFPFWLKALPSLKVLTLRSNRFHGPISPPDGPLAFPKLQILEISHNGFTGRLPRNYFENWTNTSLKPEDEEKMYMGDFVTDKFNYEDTLDLQYKGLYMEQGKVLTLYSAIDFSGNRLEGEIPESIGLLKALIALNLSNNSFTGRIPMSFANVSELESLDLSKNRLSGEIPQELRRLSFLGYIDVSDNQLTGEIPQGTQITGQPKSSFEGNLGLCGLPLEERCFTENTTSTDEAEEEEEEGGVLKWRAVAIGYGPGVLFGLVIGHVFALYKPGGWFIKSYGQNRLKGIGSL, encoded by the coding sequence ATGTCAAACTCACGTTTTCGTTTGCTCTCACTCGTGTCCATCTTATCCTTACTCATCACTGCTACGACCAACTTTGTCGCCGCTCAGCGATGCCGTCCCGACCAAACCGAAACCCTCAAGCGTTTCAAAAACGAGTTTGCCTTCTCCAGCAGCTGCACAGACGACGCCTACTTCTTAAGCGGTGTGACTTGCGATAACGTGACCGGTGCGGTCACCGTTCTAAGACTCCCCGGTGGATGTCTACGTGGCACTCTCAGAGACAATAGTAGCCTCTTCGAGTTAAGCCACCTCCGTTACCTTAACCTCTCTTTCAACAACTTCGCTTCTTCTCCTTTACCTTCTTCTTTTGGTCAGCTACACAATCTTGAGGTCTTGCTTCTCTCCTCTAATGGCTTCTTAGGTCAAGTTCCTTCCTCTGTACGCAACCTCACAAAACTAACTCAGTTACAGCTTGCTCACAATAAGCTTACAGGTGATTTAACTTCACTTCTACAGAATCTAACAAACCTTACACGTTTAGACGTTTCTTCTAATCAGTTCTATGGAACCATACCTTCTTTTCTCTTCACTCTGCCTTCCATGTCTTATCTTGATCTGAGTGAGAATCATCTCTCTGGCTCACTTGAAATACCTTTTTATTTACCTAATCTCCGAGTTCTCAAGCTCTATCACCTAAACATAACCCACCAGATTGACTTAAGAATCTTCTCCTCTCTCGAATCTTTGACATACCTTGCCCTTTCCGGAAACAGCCTAACACCGACAAGCGTATATTCAGACATCGACTTTGCAGAATCTCTGCGGGTCTTGCTCTTGTCGGAATGCAACATCTATGAATTTCCAAGATTCGTCAAGTCCCTAAAGAATCTGGAGTATTTATATCTTTCTCACAACAGAATCAAAGGGAACGTTCCTGAGTGGTTATGGAGTCTTCCTCGTCTGACCTCACTGGATCTTCGTAACAACTCTTTCACCGGCTTCGAAGGCTCATCAGATCATCTTTTAGCCAACTCATCGGTTCAGGTGCTAGACGTGGCTTACAACTGCTTCAACGGATCGCTCCCTGATCCACCACGCTTCATCATCAACTATTCTGTTTGGAACAACAGCTTCACAGGAGAGATCCCTCTCTCAACCTGTAACCGAACCTTTCTTGACGTTCTTGATCTCTCCTACAACAAATTCACCGGCCTAATCCCTCCGTGTCTGAGTAACATCAGCATAGTGAATCTCCGGAAGAACAAGCTGGAAGGAAACATCCCAGACGAGTTCTATACCGGTTCTTCTACGCAGACGCTTGACTTGGGATACAATCAACTAACCGGGAAGCTTCCGAGATCTCTCTTAAACTGCTCGCTACTAAAGTTTGTAAGCGTGGATCACAACAGAATCGATGACTCGTTTCCCTTCTGGCTCAAGGCACTGCCGAGTTTGAAAGTACTTACTCTACGTTCAAACAGATTCCACGGTCCAATATCTCCACCTGATGGTCCTCTTGCCTTCCCCAAGCTCCAGATACTTGAAATATCCCATAACGGATTCACCGGAAGATTGCCAAGAAACTACTTTGAGAACTGGACTAATACATCTCTCAAGcctgaagatgaagaaaagatgTATATGGGAGATTTCGTGACTGATAAATTTAATTACGAAGACACTTTGGATTTGCAGTACAAAGGTCTATACATGGAGCAAGGGAAGGTTCTCACGTTATACTCGGCTATCGATTTCTCTGGAAACAGACTCGAAGGAGAGATTCCTGAATCTATCGGTTTGTTGAAGGCGTTGATTGCTCTCAACTTATCTAACAACTCGTTCACGGGACGCATACCGATGTCTTTCGCTAACGTGAGTGAGCTCGAGTCTTTAGACCTGTCGAAGAACAGACTGTCGGGGGAGATTCCTCAGGAGCTGAGGAGGCTTTCGTTTTTGGGGTACATAGATGTCTCTGATAATCAGCTGACTGGTGAGATACCGCAAGGGACGCAGATCACAGGGCAGCCTAAATCGTCGTTTGAAGGGAATCTAGGGTTGTGTGGTCTTCCTCTTGAAGAAAGATGCTTCACTGAAAACACAACATCGACGGACgaggcagaagaagaagaagaagaaggaggagtgTTGAAGTGGAGAGCAGTAGCAATAGGGTATGGACCTGGAGTTTTGTTTGGATTAGTAATAGGACATGTTTTTGCTTTGTATAAGCCTGGTGGGTGGTTCATCAAGAGTTATGGTCAGAACAGGCTCAAAGGCATTGGAAGTCTTTAG